Below is a genomic region from Dehalococcoidia bacterium.
CCCACTTGCGGCAGCTTTCCAGCACCTGCTCCGTTGGCTCGCCCAGGGCCACGGGACCGTAGTGGGCGCCGAACGGCTCGCCCTGCACGATCAGACCGTGGTTGAGCAGGATGTGCAGCGCGTTGAGCAGCACCAGCTCGGCGCCGCTGCCCGCACGGCTGCCCGCGGTGAAGGCGCCGCCGACCTTGCCCTCCAGCGGGCCGGGATAGCCCTCGACCGAGACCACGTCGAACAGGCGTTTGATCTGCCAGTCCACCGCGCCGAAGCGCGTGGGCGAGCCGACGATGATGCCGTCCGCCTGGCGCAGATCGGCCATCGTCGCCTGGTCGGCCGGCACGATCCGTGCCTCCACGCCCTCCGCGCGGATGCCCTCGGCCACGGGCTCGACCATCTTGCCGGTGTTGCCGCGCAGCGTGGTGTAGACGATCAGGAGGCTGTTGAAAAAGGGGGGACA
It encodes:
- a CDS encoding flavodoxin family protein translates to MASGNIHRHVPSLTYLPYGLYCPPFFNSLLIVYTTLRGNTGKMVEPVAEGIRAEGVEARIVPADQATMADLRQADGIIVGSPTRFGAVDWQIKRLFDVVSVEGYPGPLEGKVGGAFTAGSRAGSGAELVLLNALHILLNHGLIVQGEPFGAHYGPVALGEPTEQVLESCRKWGGRWARLVKRLNGGLPAPGSSLVPR